The proteins below are encoded in one region of Candidatus Ozemobacteraceae bacterium:
- a CDS encoding alpha-amylase family glycosyl hydrolase translates to MLKYTKPFGTAFRAFVTCVVLLLAAVPAGRCGQSRTIDSWRDQVLYFVLLDRFENGCPCDDFDVNPRDPRGFHGGDIDGLRARLDWLTDLGVTGVWLSPVARNRPMPFYGQQAYHGYWIWDFFRVDPRFGTMRKLRELRDDMDRRGLALLLDMVVNHAGYDAPIAALHPDWFHANGNITDWNDRNQLESYRLFGLPDFASEKPVVQRFFSSVAKYWVEQIRPAGFRLDAVKHVPISFWKTFNSGLRERYGEGFLTLGELMDGNPATLSDAWNAGSFGTLFDYPLYYTLRDVISRGGDARQLGVRFAMDRVYPDAGLLATFLDNHDLDRFITSCGGNRDRYLLALSLLLTARGIPTLCYGDEIGLDGAIEPWCSTRRSMRFEAGNPILGETKKLIAVRKSHPALTRGMQIHLAMDRDMYAFGRLTPDQQAIVVFNFATASRDLNVPLPAPARKPAAVNDLLGCISANITDGTLRVKLGGLRCALFVIDADIPGRWTREHEMLLRSRLDPFARGRKKISFELKLDEELPDRAAIHLIGGLPQLGDWNSKAERLPRLTKTGDLTWMTSLELPIGAVFEYKFLMKMADGSFRWQEGANAILDVNADGGGIIRHDW, encoded by the coding sequence ATGTTGAAATATACGAAACCGTTCGGAACGGCGTTCCGGGCCTTCGTCACTTGCGTGGTTCTGCTTCTCGCCGCCGTGCCGGCCGGCCGTTGCGGCCAATCCCGGACGATCGACTCCTGGCGCGACCAGGTGTTGTATTTCGTCCTGCTCGACCGCTTCGAGAACGGCTGCCCGTGCGACGATTTCGACGTCAATCCGCGGGACCCGCGCGGGTTTCACGGCGGCGATATCGACGGCCTGCGAGCGCGACTCGACTGGCTGACCGATCTCGGCGTCACCGGCGTCTGGCTGAGTCCCGTCGCCCGGAACCGGCCCATGCCGTTCTACGGGCAGCAGGCGTATCACGGATACTGGATCTGGGATTTCTTCAGGGTCGACCCGAGATTCGGCACGATGCGCAAGCTTCGGGAGCTGCGCGACGACATGGATCGCAGGGGCCTCGCCCTGCTGCTTGACATGGTCGTGAATCATGCCGGCTACGACGCTCCCATCGCAGCGTTGCATCCGGACTGGTTCCATGCGAACGGCAACATCACGGACTGGAACGACCGGAACCAGCTCGAGTCATACCGCCTGTTCGGCCTGCCCGATTTCGCGAGCGAAAAGCCCGTCGTTCAACGGTTTTTCTCCTCGGTGGCAAAATACTGGGTGGAGCAGATCAGACCGGCAGGCTTCCGACTCGATGCGGTGAAACATGTGCCGATCTCGTTCTGGAAGACGTTCAATTCCGGTCTTCGTGAACGATACGGCGAGGGATTTCTGACGCTCGGCGAACTGATGGACGGGAACCCCGCGACGCTATCCGACGCCTGGAACGCGGGATCGTTCGGCACGCTGTTCGATTATCCGCTCTATTACACCCTGCGCGACGTGATCTCCCGCGGAGGCGACGCCCGCCAGCTCGGCGTGAGATTCGCCATGGATCGGGTGTATCCCGACGCCGGCCTGCTCGCGACGTTCCTCGACAACCACGACCTCGATCGGTTCATCACGAGTTGCGGCGGCAATCGCGACCGCTACCTGCTCGCACTCAGCCTGCTCCTCACGGCGCGCGGCATCCCGACCCTCTGTTACGGCGACGAAATCGGGCTGGACGGTGCGATCGAACCCTGGTGTTCGACGAGGAGATCGATGCGGTTCGAAGCCGGCAATCCCATTCTTGGCGAAACGAAAAAACTGATCGCAGTCAGAAAGAGCCATCCGGCCCTGACCCGCGGTATGCAGATTCATCTCGCAATGGATCGTGACATGTATGCCTTCGGGCGGTTGACACCCGATCAACAGGCAATTGTGGTTTTCAACTTTGCGACCGCCTCCCGGGACCTGAACGTCCCTCTCCCGGCGCCTGCCCGGAAACCAGCGGCTGTGAACGACCTTCTTGGATGTATATCGGCAAATATAACTGACGGAACGCTCCGCGTGAAGCTCGGCGGTTTGCGCTGCGCCCTGTTCGTCATCGATGCCGACATCCCGGGACGCTGGACTCGCGAGCACGAGATGCTCCTGCGGTCCCGGTTGGATCCGTTCGCTCGGGGGCGGAAGAAGATTTCGTTCGAACTGAAACTCGACGAGGAGCTTCCTGACAGAGCCGCCATCCATCTCATTGGCGGTCTTCCCCAGCTCGGCGACTGGAATTCGAAGGCCGAGAGACTGCCCCGCCTTACGAAAACGGGTGACCTCACGTGGATGACGAGTCTGGAGCTCCCGATCGGCGCCGTGTTCGAATACAAGTTCCTGATGAAGATGGCGGACGGTTCATTCCGCTGGCAGGAAGGCGCCAACGCGATTCTCGACGTGAACGCCGACGGCGGTGGCATCATACGGCACGATTGGTAA
- a CDS encoding ankyrin repeat domain-containing protein, whose protein sequence is MKDIGYYALILIVPLGAILLVLIAVLSSHPGASISFKVEASKFLNTFIKGGDPFVLMEHGNLAGLEKLLKRHPEMSRERESARGCTPLHLAPDVDFARLLLDHGAEIDAVLKFDEITPLHEAISHGRTKVALFLIDRGASISKFDSFNRSPLHAAALYGNVEVTDALLKKGANPNVCGSKTNDLTPPLEACAQGTLNVVRYYYEHGIPFDLTDALFVSLYSPHFTSSGTDILRTIDVERFLLDTGKVDVNAQTHRPYKNGETLLHAAARSYNLEFFRILLERGADPDKPDADGKRVIDRINSDEYDYFGHRQEERELIVKILNEFKRDKPSVPSAPKKDN, encoded by the coding sequence ATGAAAGACATAGGGTACTACGCGCTCATTCTCATTGTCCCGCTTGGCGCCATTCTCCTGGTCCTCATTGCCGTTCTTTCGAGCCATCCTGGCGCGAGTATTTCGTTCAAGGTGGAAGCTTCCAAATTTTTGAACACCTTCATCAAGGGCGGCGATCCCTTTGTGCTCATGGAACACGGGAACCTGGCCGGTCTCGAGAAACTCCTGAAACGCCATCCGGAAATGTCCCGGGAACGCGAGTCCGCCAGGGGATGCACTCCCTTGCATCTGGCTCCTGACGTCGATTTTGCCAGACTCCTCCTCGACCATGGTGCTGAGATTGATGCCGTCTTGAAATTCGACGAAATTACCCCGCTTCATGAAGCGATTTCTCATGGCCGCACCAAGGTGGCGCTCTTCCTGATCGATAGAGGAGCCAGTATTTCCAAGTTCGACAGTTTCAATCGTTCGCCGCTGCACGCAGCAGCTTTGTACGGAAATGTTGAGGTAACGGATGCCCTGTTGAAAAAGGGGGCCAACCCGAACGTCTGCGGTTCGAAAACGAACGATCTTACCCCGCCCCTCGAGGCATGTGCGCAGGGCACGTTGAATGTGGTCAGGTATTACTATGAGCATGGGATTCCATTCGATCTGACCGATGCGCTGTTTGTCAGCCTGTATTCCCCCCATTTCACCTCATCCGGAACAGATATTTTACGTACTATCGATGTAGAGCGATTTCTGCTCGACACGGGAAAGGTCGATGTGAACGCTCAGACACATCGACCGTACAAAAACGGGGAAACCCTTCTCCATGCTGCTGCCCGTTCTTACAACCTGGAATTTTTCCGAATTCTGCTCGAGCGCGGAGCTGATCCCGACAAGCCTGACGCCGACGGGAAGCGAGTCATCGACCGCATCAATAGCGATGAGTATGATTATTTCGGACATCGCCAGGAAGAGCGTGAGCTGATCGTGAAAATCCTGAATGAATTCAAGAGAGATAAGCCTTCCGTCCCATCTGCTCCAAAGAAAGACAATTGA
- a CDS encoding SpoIIE family protein phosphatase, with protein sequence MPPAEGPILSRRLLRWLFNLVRPAALLIVFALFPIAVIQSAMHLVDHIECEKIRQEKRSQHDTILNKIKAADDDALMIARAIKRVFDRQNETASRAAQARLALRLRRLYAQSFDLYVFDDANRLRSDLSVGRRPRRAVEMCFVTLQELSAGLPTSREKIRLLSSVLNVPSETDQLTIHHALRAIGNRQQDGFFQWGTTSPGLPGKLKGYILLLHPGKFRPNRAIQNAIRIANRRFRSSQFGLVDTLKKETTLFPPELMRVQGLEWVLMSSASKYDQTFQTDAHFGTFIPRSIPGYLVAYSKQPAFFSRSLALTVHAFCLFWLLIVLWHVPAAGTSLGGRIPTKLMGLFLFAIGTPSFVLLLGGYYALKDHENVLMQNLESRVKNKLRVFDDTLPLDVARRELVLKDILEKIRATPDLEIRKQIFSTVGNLSAIDMAFIINKSGASVATAKSMTDGDKYQKQRNFTVLLARELLNRINKSLTIDAGALAVDAAEGFLSGIVGTFNLDQLSQNLGRFIILSLGTDSSYVFYDAVFAKDGSAEYLVFIVMHRGKFHNAYLKTKIPELMKQPDMELTVSGIGEKIFLGSAVFHAANDRVRLHDMAKAVIQSRNPIRTITPDGGFGRLWYANMGSNLSNFALVATTSLKPVKERVRLLWLVLILLAILVFVSALLIGRLLTEHFLEPIAALGEGMRAIEVRRFEHKVPILSTDEFGQLSGLMNHVLDGMKDLQVARIVQESLFPADPLDAGGFRIWGRSIAMADIGGDYFDYFMCRDGRLRGLVGDVSGHGVSAALIMGMAKCALTMDENAGRPLVETVTSFNRFLLANIKKKKMMTMFLYSLNSADNTLEFVNAGHNFPFHWKAKTGTIAQIGSESFPLGVRAKALYKCETVTLEPGDSILFYTDGLVEAPCGDNGEIIGYERATEWFASLAHNDPTETIGRLFERFEAHTRGQPATDDISMICLKRLDLTDLKNKDLP encoded by the coding sequence ATGCCCCCCGCTGAAGGCCCGATCCTGTCTCGCCGTCTGCTCCGGTGGCTTTTCAACCTGGTCCGGCCGGCGGCCCTGCTGATCGTCTTCGCCCTCTTCCCGATCGCCGTCATCCAGTCCGCGATGCATCTCGTGGACCATATTGAGTGCGAGAAGATCCGCCAGGAAAAACGTTCGCAACACGATACTATATTGAATAAAATAAAAGCTGCGGACGACGACGCGCTCATGATCGCGCGCGCGATCAAACGCGTGTTCGACCGCCAGAACGAAACCGCCTCCCGCGCCGCCCAGGCCCGACTCGCCCTGCGCCTCAGACGCCTGTATGCGCAGTCGTTCGACCTGTATGTCTTCGACGATGCCAACCGTCTCAGATCCGATCTCAGCGTCGGCAGGCGGCCCCGCCGGGCGGTGGAGATGTGCTTCGTCACGCTCCAGGAGCTCTCCGCCGGCCTCCCCACCTCCAGAGAGAAGATCAGGCTTCTCTCCTCGGTCCTGAACGTTCCTTCCGAAACGGATCAGCTGACCATCCACCATGCCCTCCGGGCGATCGGCAACCGGCAGCAGGACGGTTTTTTCCAGTGGGGAACAACAAGCCCCGGCCTCCCGGGCAAGCTCAAAGGGTACATCCTGCTTCTCCACCCGGGAAAATTCAGGCCGAACCGTGCCATCCAGAACGCGATCAGGATTGCCAATCGCCGGTTCAGATCCTCTCAGTTCGGGCTCGTCGACACGCTGAAGAAGGAGACAACCCTGTTTCCGCCCGAACTGATGCGCGTCCAGGGCCTCGAATGGGTGCTCATGTCGTCGGCCTCGAAATACGACCAGACGTTTCAGACGGATGCCCATTTCGGAACGTTCATCCCGCGCTCGATTCCCGGCTACCTGGTCGCCTACTCGAAACAACCGGCCTTCTTCAGCAGATCTCTCGCGCTGACGGTCCACGCGTTCTGCCTATTCTGGCTCCTCATCGTTCTCTGGCATGTTCCCGCGGCCGGGACGAGCCTCGGCGGCAGAATCCCCACCAAGCTGATGGGCCTGTTCCTCTTCGCGATCGGCACCCCCTCGTTCGTCCTTCTGCTCGGCGGATATTACGCTCTGAAAGACCACGAGAACGTTCTCATGCAGAACCTCGAGTCGCGGGTGAAAAACAAGCTCCGCGTCTTCGACGACACCCTTCCGCTCGACGTCGCCCGCCGCGAGCTAGTGCTGAAAGACATTCTCGAGAAAATCCGCGCAACCCCCGACCTCGAAATACGCAAACAGATCTTCAGCACGGTAGGGAATCTCTCCGCGATCGACATGGCATTCATCATCAACAAGTCCGGCGCATCCGTCGCCACGGCGAAATCAATGACGGACGGCGACAAATACCAGAAACAGAGAAACTTCACGGTCCTCCTCGCCCGCGAGTTGCTGAACAGAATCAACAAGTCGCTCACCATCGATGCAGGCGCGCTCGCCGTCGACGCGGCCGAAGGGTTCCTCAGTGGAATCGTAGGCACCTTCAATCTCGACCAACTGAGCCAGAATCTCGGCCGGTTCATCATCCTCTCTCTCGGAACCGACAGTTCCTACGTCTTTTACGACGCCGTTTTCGCAAAGGACGGCTCGGCGGAGTATCTCGTCTTCATCGTGATGCATCGCGGCAAATTCCACAACGCCTATCTCAAGACGAAAATCCCGGAATTGATGAAGCAGCCCGACATGGAGCTGACCGTCAGCGGCATCGGGGAAAAAATTTTCCTCGGCTCGGCGGTTTTTCATGCCGCGAACGACCGAGTTCGCCTTCATGATATGGCGAAAGCCGTCATCCAGTCGCGCAACCCGATCCGGACGATCACCCCTGACGGCGGCTTCGGAAGGCTCTGGTATGCGAACATGGGCTCGAACCTGAGTAACTTCGCCCTCGTCGCAACGACGTCACTCAAGCCCGTCAAGGAACGAGTCCGCCTCCTCTGGCTGGTTCTTATATTACTCGCTATACTCGTTTTCGTCTCCGCCCTCTTGATCGGACGGCTGCTCACCGAACATTTCCTCGAGCCCATCGCGGCGCTCGGGGAGGGCATGCGCGCGATCGAAGTGCGCCGGTTCGAGCACAAGGTCCCGATTCTTTCCACCGACGAGTTCGGCCAGTTATCGGGGCTGATGAACCACGTGCTCGACGGCATGAAGGATCTGCAGGTCGCGCGGATCGTGCAGGAAAGCCTTTTTCCGGCCGACCCCCTCGATGCCGGCGGATTCCGCATCTGGGGACGGAGCATCGCGATGGCCGACATCGGCGGCGACTACTTCGACTATTTCATGTGCCGCGACGGGCGGCTCCGGGGTCTGGTCGGCGACGTGTCGGGCCACGGCGTGTCGGCCGCCCTCATCATGGGCATGGCGAAGTGCGCGCTGACGATGGACGAGAATGCCGGCCGGCCCCTCGTCGAGACCGTTACCTCGTTCAACAGGTTCCTGCTGGCAAACATCAAGAAGAAAAAAATGATGACGATGTTCCTGTATTCGCTCAATTCCGCGGACAACACCCTCGAATTCGTCAATGCCGGCCACAATTTTCCCTTCCACTGGAAGGCGAAGACGGGAACGATCGCCCAGATCGGTTCCGAGTCCTTCCCGTTGGGGGTCAGGGCCAAGGCCCTCTACAAGTGCGAGACCGTCACGCTGGAACCGGGCGATTCGATCCTGTTCTACACCGATGGCCTGGTGGAAGCCCCGTGCGGGGACAACGGTGAAATCATCGGATACGAACGCGCGACCGAGTGGTTCGCCTCGCTTGCCCACAACGATCCCACCGAGACGATCGGACGCCTTTTCGAACGCTTCGAGGCGCACACACGCGGCCAACCCGCCACCGACGACATCTCGATGATCTGCCTCAAGCGCCTCGACCTCACCGATCTGAAAAACAAGGATTTGCCATGA